In the genome of Maribacter forsetii DSM 18668, the window ATACTTATAGCAGCACTTTGGAGCATCTCCCCACTAGGAGAGGCTAAAGTTGGTATACCTTATGGTCTGCTGCAAGGGGCTAATATTTATGTGGTATTTGTAGTTTGTTTTTTAGCCAATGTTCTTGTGTTTCCTATTATGATGTTTTTTTTAAATACCGTTAATAGGTATTTGTTGAGATGGCATTTTTATAAAAAGAACGCATTATTTGTAGCAAGAAGGGCAAAAACAGGTTCTGGAGATAAAATTAAGAAGTATGGTTTCTTCGGACTCATATTTTTTGTAATGTTACCTGTACCGGGTACTGGTGTTTATGCCGGTAGTATTGCTAGCTACCTATTTAAGATTGAAAGAAAGAAAGCCTTTTTGGCGAATACGATAGGTATATTTTTATCTTCTTTGATAGTTTGGGCAACTACTTTGTTGACCATGAAGGGAATGGCATAATATGTGATTTCCAAGATTTTTTATCCATTTATTTTGTGAATAACTATACCCAATTTTAATTTCATTAACTGACTTGTCCTTTTAAATTTGTAGCTTTTTTGAGCTATGGATACCCTTAAAATTGGAGACAAATTATATAATGTTGAACAGAACGGATTCAGCGATTTTGCACGTTATTCTTTTTCTGAAGTAGTACGACTTACCGAAACCCTGGCGGTTTTAAAGAATGGGGTAAGACTTATTAATAGACCTAAACAGTCCTATATTATGGAAGATGTTGGCTATTCTGTTAATAGGAATAAGGGCTCGCATTGGCATATTGTTTCTTTAAAAGCAATTAGAAATGCCCAAATAGAAAATGAAAAAATACGGATTCATGATTGGTTTGAAGAGAAGCAATTCACTTTAAAAGAGAAGCAATATATCTATAAATTGTTCAAAGCTGATGAGGGGCAATAATATTTAAAAGTAGTATAGTTATTACAAGAAATGAACAGACCGTTTTTTAATTAAAAAACTCTTATTACCTTTACGGCGTTGTGTTGTGTCTCAAAGCAATTTGAGGCAATTGTGTTTATCGAATTTAATCGATAGAACCCAATGAAAGGCTTTCCATTAAGGGAGGCTTTTTTTGTTTTAACCCTATAGTTTATGTATTACGTAATGCAATAATGAGGCGGCTAACTTTGCCGTTTGGTCATCAATATCATACTTTGGGTTTAGTTCTACCACATCTAACCCCACTAATTTCCCGGACTCTATAATAAGTTTTAAACTTTCATTTACAATATCTGGAGAAAAACCCATTGGTGAAGGTGCGCTTACACCTGGTGCAAAAGCGGAAGAAAATCCATCTAAGTCTATTGTAGTGTATACATAATCTACATCCTCAAGAAATTGAATAATCCTTAATTGTACATGTTCAAGGTAGTTCATGTTAAAGTACTCCTGAAAGAGGTAGTTGACTTGGTGCAACTCTGCGAATTCAAATAAGTCTTTGGTATTGGCATCTTTACGTATGCCTAAAGGCATGTATTTGATAGACTGACCATTTTTATTATGGTCTAAGGCAATTTGGTAAAATGGGGTGCCAGAATTATTGCCATTTGTATTAGCCCTTAGGTCAAAATGAGCATCAAAATTTATAATTCCTATTTTTTCTTCAGGTTTTATATGTTGTAATAACCCATTATAATGAGCATAAGATAAATCATGACTACCTCCAATAAGTATTGGGGTTGTTCTATTTTCTATTAAAAAGCTTACTGCATTGGCACATTTTTTCTGTAGTTCCTCTAAATTTTGATGTTTGCATTCTAAATTTCCAAAATCTAGTAGTTGGGTATCTTTGTCTAA includes:
- a CDS encoding COG2426 family protein — its product is MLKDILIAALWSISPLGEAKVGIPYGLLQGANIYVVFVVCFLANVLVFPIMMFFLNTVNRYLLRWHFYKKNALFVARRAKTGSGDKIKKYGFFGLIFFVMLPVPGTGVYAGSIASYLFKIERKKAFLANTIGIFLSSLIVWATTLLTMKGMA
- the hutG gene encoding formimidoylglutamase; this translates as MSIYKLANTDNWFGRSSEQQLYLHEKVSFSNLNEPFSVTTKKTIALLGYNSDEGVRRNQGRVGSAMAPDAIRKQLGKMPNHLDKDTQLLDFGNLECKHQNLEELQKKCANAVSFLIENRTTPILIGGSHDLSYAHYNGLLQHIKPEEKIGIINFDAHFDLRANTNGNNSGTPFYQIALDHNKNGQSIKYMPLGIRKDANTKDLFEFAELHQVNYLFQEYFNMNYLEHVQLRIIQFLEDVDYVYTTIDLDGFSSAFAPGVSAPSPMGFSPDIVNESLKLIIESGKLVGLDVVELNPKYDIDDQTAKLAASLLHYVIHKL